A window of the Streptomyces sp. NBC_00250 genome harbors these coding sequences:
- a CDS encoding DUF4365 domain-containing protein produces the protein MALAQPESGGLPPQRLAPTRGSLATTACMETLQVGYLHAVAAAAGCSLSQPFPDNGIDWHVSHGSPGHAVDDEVTIKVQLKCTYQVPPRQAGSTSAAFSFTLDNDHLVKLARTPVSVHKILVVMLVPRSQDDWLRASHDRLDLRHCCYWINLAGHPVTGQRRTTVRIPTTRIFDDRALCEIMTRVGVGGRP, from the coding sequence ATGGCGCTCGCCCAGCCCGAGTCGGGAGGGCTGCCGCCCCAGCGGCTGGCACCGACGCGCGGCTCACTCGCCACCACCGCCTGCATGGAGACCCTCCAGGTGGGATACCTGCACGCCGTCGCCGCCGCGGCCGGCTGCTCGCTGTCCCAGCCCTTTCCGGACAACGGCATCGACTGGCACGTGAGCCACGGCTCTCCCGGCCACGCCGTCGACGACGAAGTGACCATCAAGGTGCAGCTCAAGTGCACCTACCAGGTACCGCCGCGCCAGGCCGGAAGCACGTCCGCGGCGTTCTCGTTCACCCTCGACAACGACCACCTGGTGAAACTCGCCAGGACCCCGGTGTCCGTACACAAGATCCTCGTCGTGATGCTCGTCCCGAGGTCACAGGACGACTGGCTGAGAGCGAGTCACGACCGGCTCGACCTGCGGCACTGCTGCTACTGGATCAACCTGGCCGGACACCCGGTCACCGGACAGCGCCGGACCACCGTGCGCATACCGACGACACGGATCTTCGACGACCGGGCGCTCTGCGAGATCATGACCCGGGTCGGCGTGGGAGGGAGACCTTGA
- a CDS encoding TIGR02611 family protein, translating into MNAESDERTGESADGQDAELGSRAPEFIKSRRGLHLSWQVGVFIVGLAVVGAGVVMLPLPGPGWLVIFGGMAIWATEFVWAQLVLRWTKRKVTEAAQRALDPKVRRRNIILTTIGLVIIAALLGVYLWKFGFVMPWKIDE; encoded by the coding sequence ATGAATGCGGAGAGTGACGAGCGCACCGGGGAGTCCGCAGACGGCCAAGATGCCGAACTGGGATCCCGCGCACCGGAGTTCATCAAGTCCCGGCGAGGCCTGCATCTGAGCTGGCAGGTCGGCGTCTTCATCGTGGGACTCGCCGTGGTCGGCGCCGGAGTGGTCATGCTGCCGCTCCCGGGGCCCGGCTGGCTGGTCATCTTCGGCGGCATGGCGATCTGGGCGACCGAGTTCGTCTGGGCCCAGCTCGTGCTCCGCTGGACCAAGCGCAAGGTCACCGAGGCCGCCCAGCGTGCCCTCGACCCCAAGGTCCGCCGCCGGAACATCATCCTCACCACCATCGGTCTGGTGATCATCGCCGCACTGCTGGGTGTCTACCTCTGGAAGTTCGGCTTCGTCATGCCGTGGAAGATCGACGAGTGA
- a CDS encoding 3'-5' exonuclease, producing MTMHWYEGPLAAFDTETTGVDVEGDRIVSAALVVQDTAGARPRVTRWLVNPGIPVPEGATAVHGLTDDHLQRNGRWPAPVMEELARALAEQIAAGRPLVVMNAPFDLTILDRELRRHRASTLGDYLASTPLCVLDPRVLDKHLDRYRKGRRTLTDLCAHYEVELAGAHDAAADATAALDVVRAVARRFSSRLERLTPAELHTLQSVWHAAQARGLQAWFTRQGTPETVDPSWPLRPELGTAA from the coding sequence ATGACGATGCACTGGTACGAAGGGCCCCTGGCCGCTTTCGACACGGAGACCACAGGAGTCGACGTCGAGGGCGACCGGATCGTGTCCGCCGCCCTCGTCGTACAGGACACGGCCGGGGCACGTCCGCGGGTGACGCGGTGGCTGGTCAATCCGGGCATACCGGTGCCCGAGGGAGCCACCGCCGTGCACGGCCTGACGGACGATCACCTCCAGCGGAACGGCCGGTGGCCGGCTCCGGTGATGGAGGAGCTGGCGCGCGCACTGGCCGAGCAGATCGCGGCGGGGCGTCCGCTGGTGGTGATGAACGCGCCGTTCGATCTGACGATCCTCGACCGCGAGCTGCGCAGACACCGGGCGTCCACGCTCGGCGACTACCTGGCGAGCACCCCGCTGTGCGTCCTCGACCCGCGGGTCCTGGACAAGCATCTGGACCGCTACCGGAAGGGCCGTCGGACGCTGACGGACCTGTGCGCGCACTACGAGGTGGAGCTGGCGGGGGCGCACGACGCGGCGGCGGACGCGACGGCGGCGCTCGATGTCGTACGGGCCGTGGCGCGGCGGTTCTCGTCCCGGCTCGAACGGCTGACGCCGGCGGAGCTCCACACCCTGCAGTCGGTGTGGCACGCGGCGCAGGCGCGGGGGCTCCAGGCGTGGTTCACCCGGCAGGGGACGCCGGAGACGGTGGACCCGTCGTGGCCGCTGCGGCCGGAACTGGGCACGGCGGCCTGA
- a CDS encoding potassium channel family protein: MSDRSPKPPRQERWDRRMEVPLAVASATFLAGYAIVVLGHGTLSQAWLDLCLAVALASWAVFVVDYAVRLRLSGLGPLRFLRTHLLDTVVVLLPLLRPVRMVSIYDRVQRRHDKPRLGLYARVMTYSGLTVALLGFAGALTVYRYERDAPGATIRTFGDSVWWACETLATVGYGDVTPVTPIGRVTAVGVMACGLALLGAVTGSFSSWLIQAFRREDEQGDERRPPGDSPGAS, from the coding sequence ATGAGCGACAGGTCACCGAAACCGCCCCGGCAGGAGCGCTGGGACCGCCGCATGGAGGTGCCGCTCGCCGTGGCGTCCGCCACCTTCCTGGCGGGCTACGCGATCGTCGTCCTCGGCCACGGCACCCTCTCCCAGGCCTGGCTCGACCTCTGTCTCGCGGTCGCCCTCGCCTCCTGGGCCGTGTTCGTCGTGGACTACGCGGTACGGCTCCGGCTCAGCGGCCTGGGTCCGCTCCGCTTCCTGCGCACCCATCTCCTCGACACGGTGGTCGTGCTCCTGCCGCTGCTGCGGCCGGTGCGGATGGTCAGCATCTACGACCGCGTCCAGCGCCGCCACGACAAGCCGCGGCTCGGCCTCTACGCGCGCGTGATGACCTACTCGGGACTCACCGTGGCCCTGCTGGGCTTCGCGGGCGCGCTCACGGTCTACCGCTACGAGCGGGACGCCCCGGGCGCCACGATCCGCACCTTCGGGGACTCCGTCTGGTGGGCGTGCGAGACGCTCGCCACGGTGGGGTACGGGGACGTGACACCGGTGACCCCGATCGGCCGGGTGACGGCGGTGGGCGTGATGGCCTGCGGCCTCGCGCTGCTCGGCGCGGTGACGGGTTCGTTCTCGTCCTGGCTGATCCAGGCGTTCCGGCGGGAGGACGAGCAGGGCGACGAGCGGAGGCCCCCGGGGGATTCCCCGGGGGCCTCCTGA
- a CDS encoding SRPBCC family protein: MDWCRYRFRSVWRLAAPPDAVYAVLARAEEYPRWWPQVREVVPVDDITGTARFRSLLPYDIVVTARALRRDPAARVLEVGLGGDLEGWARWTLVPDGAGTRALYEQEVEVRARLLRVLAVPGRPVFRANHALMMRGGRRGLATHLRRV; this comes from the coding sequence ATGGACTGGTGCCGGTACCGCTTCCGCAGCGTCTGGCGGCTCGCCGCCCCGCCCGACGCCGTCTACGCCGTGCTCGCACGCGCCGAGGAGTACCCCCGCTGGTGGCCCCAGGTCCGCGAGGTCGTCCCCGTCGACGACATCACCGGCACCGCCCGCTTCCGCTCCCTGCTCCCGTACGACATCGTCGTCACCGCCCGCGCCCTGCGCCGCGACCCCGCGGCCCGGGTCCTGGAGGTCGGGCTCGGCGGCGACCTGGAGGGCTGGGCCCGCTGGACCCTCGTCCCGGACGGCGCCGGCACCCGCGCCCTGTACGAGCAGGAGGTCGAGGTCCGCGCCCGTCTGCTGCGCGTCCTCGCCGTCCCCGGACGGCCCGTGTTCCGTGCCAACCACGCCCTGATGATGCGCGGGGGGAGACGCGGACTCGCCACCCACCTGCGACGGGTTTGA
- a CDS encoding SsgA family sporulation/cell division regulator, with protein sequence MNTTVSCELHLRLVVSSESSLPVPAGLRYDTADPYAVHATFHTGAEETVEWVFARDLLAEGLHRPTGTGDVRVWPSRSHGQGVVCIALSSPEGEALLEAPARALESFLKRTDAAVPPGTEHRHFDLDTELSHILADS encoded by the coding sequence ATGAACACCACGGTCAGCTGCGAGCTGCACCTGCGCCTCGTTGTGTCGAGCGAGTCCTCACTGCCTGTACCCGCGGGCCTGCGGTATGACACGGCCGATCCCTATGCCGTGCACGCCACCTTCCACACCGGAGCCGAGGAGACGGTCGAGTGGGTCTTCGCCCGCGACCTTCTCGCCGAGGGGCTGCACCGGCCCACCGGCACGGGCGACGTCCGCGTCTGGCCATCCCGTAGTCACGGTCAGGGAGTCGTCTGCATCGCGTTGAGTTCTCCCGAGGGAGAAGCCCTGCTCGAGGCCCCGGCGAGGGCCCTGGAGTCGTTCCTGAAGCGGACCGACGCCGCGGTGCCGCCGGGCACCGAGCACCGGCACTTCGACCTCGATACGGAGCTCTCCCACATCCTGGCCGACAGCTGA
- a CDS encoding HIT family protein — MLHSMTTEPEQQIGVGTRDAFQRLWTPHRMAYIQGENKPTGPGAEDGCPFCSIPSKSDEDGLVIARGQSVYTVLNLYPYNGGHLMVVPYRHVADYTDLDAAETAELADFTKRAMVALRAASGAHGFNIGMNQGAVAGAGIAAHLHQHVVPRWGGDTNFMPVVGHTKVLPQLLADTRKMLADAWPSGI, encoded by the coding sequence ATGCTGCACAGCATGACGACTGAGCCGGAGCAGCAGATCGGAGTGGGGACGCGGGACGCGTTCCAGCGCCTGTGGACGCCTCATCGGATGGCGTACATCCAGGGCGAGAACAAGCCGACCGGACCGGGCGCCGAGGACGGCTGTCCGTTCTGCTCGATTCCGTCGAAGTCGGACGAGGACGGGCTGGTGATCGCCCGGGGCCAGAGCGTGTACACGGTCCTCAACCTGTACCCGTACAACGGCGGTCACCTCATGGTCGTCCCCTACCGTCACGTCGCCGACTACACGGACCTGGACGCGGCGGAGACGGCGGAACTGGCCGACTTCACCAAGCGCGCGATGGTCGCGCTGCGGGCCGCCTCCGGTGCGCACGGCTTCAACATCGGCATGAACCAGGGCGCCGTCGCCGGTGCCGGGATCGCCGCGCACCTGCACCAGCACGTGGTGCCGCGCTGGGGCGGGGACACGAACTTCATGCCGGTCGTCGGTCACACCAAGGTACTGCCGCAGCTCCTCGCGGACACCCGGAAGATGCTGGCCGACGCCTGGCCGTCCGGTATCTGA
- a CDS encoding SCO7613 C-terminal domain-containing membrane protein, producing MNNSLPPADELVLVDRELAQLDARRSQLLTRRAWLVQVLYAPATSVAPRPRPPVADSTPRSAQNVLLTLGGTLLTIAAVAFTLVSWGSMGIGGRAAVLFAVTSAALAAPVALLRRSLVSTAESVAALGLALMVLDAYALHRVALPETDGLGYTAVAAGVLAGAWTAYGSVLSRLRIPLPAAVVAGQLPLPLGVLAAGGGPTAFAWAALVTAAADGAIVLWTRPVAVRITAATGATALGGWALLTGGRLSLTSPWSGAPLLLAGAAVTLYVARRTPALAVAASAIAGLATVTALGGLLRAAVPTDWTVPAYVLCGLALASVWRVGAASASASASASASASASASGSGHTSDSTVSRLLPNGVRLGLAGAGAGVAALGVVWALPPVAMGLLGPVARTTEVWSGEHAERALTSYPGTAVLVLAVAAAVLAALPRLWARCGALALAWALLTALPVSLGLPYAATLTLQLLTTAAALACAVRPRPLTRGLPRPGTGTAGTADAPGAPAADKPAADAPAAETTSAPSGPPTPGAPWPGWAPSRPRPQARATEPGTVLGLLAYAGGLASTLSAVALALDVRGATFTALGMMLGLFTAVAWLGTDVRRTVSACGAVLAATGLVFAVAAAGGFEDHWTALALLLVPAATAVVGAKARPVALAVEITGGTVGLLALGIAASRPAFLALALALGGVIAAATAVRPERRRFASWTAAVLFLLATWVRLAVWEVTTPEAYTLPVTVPALVVGFLRRRRDPEASSWTAYGPGLAATLLPSLVAAWTDPEWPRPLALGVAALAVTLLGARFRLQALLVLGGTVLALDGLHELAPYVVQVVGALPRWLPPALAGLLLLAAGATYEQRLRDARRLRDRVARMR from the coding sequence ATGAACAACTCCCTGCCGCCCGCGGACGAGCTGGTGCTCGTCGACCGTGAGCTGGCCCAACTCGACGCACGCCGGTCCCAGTTGCTGACCCGGCGCGCCTGGCTGGTCCAGGTGCTGTACGCGCCGGCCACCTCGGTGGCGCCGCGGCCCCGCCCGCCGGTGGCGGACTCGACGCCGCGGAGCGCGCAGAACGTCCTGCTGACGCTCGGCGGCACCCTGCTGACCATCGCGGCGGTGGCGTTCACCCTGGTGAGCTGGGGCTCGATGGGAATCGGCGGCCGCGCGGCGGTCCTGTTCGCGGTCACCTCGGCAGCCCTGGCGGCCCCGGTGGCGCTGCTGCGCCGGAGCCTGGTGTCGACGGCCGAGTCGGTGGCGGCGCTCGGGCTGGCCCTGATGGTGCTCGACGCGTACGCGCTGCACCGGGTGGCGCTGCCGGAGACGGACGGCCTCGGGTACACGGCGGTGGCCGCCGGAGTCCTCGCGGGCGCGTGGACGGCGTACGGCTCGGTCCTGTCCCGGCTGCGGATCCCGCTGCCGGCCGCCGTGGTCGCCGGGCAGCTCCCGCTGCCGCTGGGCGTGCTCGCGGCCGGGGGCGGACCGACGGCCTTCGCGTGGGCGGCGCTCGTCACGGCCGCGGCCGACGGGGCGATCGTGCTGTGGACCCGGCCGGTGGCGGTCCGGATCACGGCGGCAACCGGTGCGACGGCGCTGGGCGGCTGGGCGCTCCTGACGGGCGGCCGGCTCTCGCTCACCTCGCCGTGGAGCGGCGCGCCGCTGCTCCTGGCCGGTGCGGCGGTGACGCTGTACGTGGCCCGGCGGACGCCCGCGCTCGCGGTGGCGGCCTCGGCGATCGCGGGCCTGGCGACGGTGACGGCGCTGGGCGGCCTGCTGCGTGCGGCGGTGCCGACGGACTGGACGGTGCCGGCGTACGTGCTGTGCGGGCTGGCCCTGGCGTCGGTGTGGCGCGTGGGAGCGGCTTCGGCTTCGGCTTCGGCTTCGGCTTCGGCTTCGGCTTCGGCTTCGGCTTCGGGATCAGGCCACACCTCGGACTCCACCGTGTCGCGACTGCTGCCGAACGGCGTCCGGCTGGGGCTTGCCGGTGCGGGGGCCGGAGTGGCCGCGCTCGGGGTCGTCTGGGCGTTGCCGCCGGTGGCGATGGGGCTCCTGGGGCCGGTGGCCCGGACGACCGAGGTCTGGTCGGGCGAACACGCCGAACGCGCGCTGACCTCGTACCCGGGGACGGCCGTCCTGGTCCTGGCGGTGGCCGCCGCCGTCCTCGCGGCGCTCCCCCGGCTGTGGGCCCGCTGCGGGGCGCTCGCCCTGGCCTGGGCGCTCCTGACCGCCCTGCCGGTCTCCCTCGGCCTGCCGTACGCGGCGACGCTCACCCTGCAGCTCCTGACGACCGCGGCGGCGCTGGCGTGCGCCGTCCGCCCGAGGCCGCTGACCCGCGGCCTGCCTCGCCCCGGGACCGGGACGGCCGGAACGGCCGACGCCCCCGGCGCACCGGCGGCGGACAAGCCCGCCGCAGACGCCCCGGCCGCCGAGACGACCTCCGCCCCTTCCGGTCCGCCCACGCCCGGCGCCCCCTGGCCCGGCTGGGCACCCTCTCGGCCCCGCCCTCAGGCTCGCGCCACGGAGCCCGGGACCGTCCTCGGCCTGCTCGCGTACGCCGGCGGTCTGGCCTCGACCCTGAGCGCGGTGGCGCTCGCCCTGGACGTCCGGGGGGCCACGTTCACCGCGCTCGGGATGATGCTCGGGCTCTTCACGGCGGTCGCCTGGCTCGGTACGGACGTACGCCGGACGGTTTCGGCCTGCGGAGCCGTGCTCGCGGCGACGGGACTCGTGTTCGCGGTGGCCGCCGCCGGGGGGTTCGAGGACCACTGGACGGCGCTGGCCCTGCTGCTCGTCCCGGCGGCCACGGCGGTCGTCGGCGCGAAGGCCCGCCCGGTGGCCCTGGCGGTCGAGATCACCGGCGGGACCGTGGGACTGCTCGCCCTCGGGATCGCGGCGTCCCGGCCGGCGTTCCTGGCGCTCGCCCTGGCCCTCGGCGGGGTGATCGCGGCGGCGACGGCGGTGCGGCCCGAGCGGCGGCGGTTCGCCTCGTGGACGGCGGCGGTGCTGTTCCTGCTGGCCACCTGGGTGCGGCTCGCGGTGTGGGAGGTCACGACCCCGGAGGCGTACACGCTGCCCGTGACCGTGCCCGCCCTCGTCGTCGGGTTCCTGCGGCGGCGCCGGGACCCGGAGGCCTCGTCCTGGACGGCGTACGGCCCCGGTCTCGCGGCGACGCTCCTGCCGAGCCTCGTGGCGGCCTGGACGGACCCGGAGTGGCCGCGCCCGCTGGCGCTCGGCGTCGCGGCCCTGGCGGTGACGCTGCTCGGCGCCCGCTTCCGGCTCCAGGCGCTCCTGGTCCTCGGCGGCACGGTGCTCGCCCTGGACGGGCTGCACGAGCTGGCCCCCTACGTGGTGCAGGTGGTGGGCGCGCTGCCGCGCTGGCTGCCGCCGGCCCTCGCCGGGCTCCTGCTGCTCGCGGCGGGCGCCACCTACGAGCAGCGGCTGCGGGACGCCCGGCGCCTCAGGGACCGGGTCGCACGGATGCGGTGA
- the thrS gene encoding threonine--tRNA ligase, whose amino-acid sequence MSEVRVTVQSASEAEERAVSAGTTAGALFADDRTIIAARVGGDLKDLSYELSDGDVVEGVEISSPDGLDILRHSTAHVMAQAVQELFPEAKLGIGPPVRDGFYYDFDVEKPFTPEDLKVIEKKMQEIQKRGQRFARRVVTDEDARAELADEPYKLELIGIKGSASTDDGANVEVGGGELTIYDNLDAKTGDLCWKDLCRGPHLPTTRNIPAFKLMRNAAAYWRGSEKNPMLQRIYGTAWPSKEELKAHLDFLAEAEKRDHRKLGNELDLFSIPDEIGSGLAVFHPKGGIIRRVMEDYSRKRHEEEGYEFVYSPHATKGKLFEKSGHLDWYAEGMYPPMQLDEGVDYYLKPMNCPMHNLIFDARGRSYRELPLRLFEFGTVYRYEKSGVVHGLTRARGFTQDDAHIYCTKEQMAEELDKTLTFVLNLLRDYGLTDFYLELSTKDPEKFVGSDEIWEEATAVLQQVAEKQGLPLTPDPGGAAFYGPKISVQARDAIGRTWQMSTVQLDFNLPERFDLEYTAPDGTKQRPVMIHRALFGSIERFFAVLLEHYAGAMPPWLAPVQATGIPIGDAHVDYLHDFAAKAKKQGLRVDVDSSSDRMQKKIRNAQKQKVPFMIIAGDEDMAAGAVSFRYRDGSQENGIPADEAIAKIAKIVEDRVQV is encoded by the coding sequence GTGTCTGAAGTCCGTGTGACCGTCCAGTCCGCCTCGGAAGCAGAGGAGAGGGCGGTGAGCGCGGGCACCACCGCCGGCGCCCTGTTCGCCGACGACCGCACCATCATCGCCGCCCGTGTCGGCGGCGACCTGAAGGACCTGTCGTACGAGCTCTCCGACGGCGACGTCGTCGAGGGCGTCGAGATCTCCTCCCCGGACGGTCTCGACATCCTGCGTCACTCGACCGCGCACGTCATGGCCCAGGCCGTGCAGGAGCTCTTCCCCGAGGCCAAGCTGGGCATCGGCCCGCCGGTCCGGGACGGCTTCTACTACGACTTCGACGTCGAGAAGCCCTTCACTCCCGAGGACCTCAAGGTCATCGAGAAGAAGATGCAGGAGATCCAGAAGCGCGGCCAGCGCTTCGCCCGCCGCGTGGTGACCGACGAGGACGCCCGCGCCGAGCTGGCGGACGAGCCGTACAAGCTGGAGCTCATCGGCATCAAGGGCTCCGCGTCGACCGACGACGGCGCCAACGTCGAGGTGGGCGGCGGCGAGCTGACCATCTACGACAACCTCGACGCCAAGACCGGCGACCTGTGCTGGAAGGACCTCTGCCGCGGTCCGCACCTGCCCACCACCCGGAACATCCCGGCGTTCAAGCTGATGCGCAACGCCGCCGCCTACTGGCGCGGCAGCGAGAAGAACCCGATGCTCCAGCGCATCTACGGCACCGCCTGGCCGTCGAAGGAAGAGCTGAAGGCCCACCTCGACTTCCTCGCCGAGGCCGAGAAGCGCGACCACCGCAAGCTCGGAAACGAGCTGGACCTCTTCTCCATCCCGGACGAGATCGGCTCCGGCCTCGCCGTCTTCCACCCCAAGGGCGGCATCATCCGCCGGGTCATGGAGGACTACTCGCGCAAGCGCCACGAGGAGGAGGGCTACGAGTTCGTCTACTCGCCGCACGCCACCAAGGGCAAGCTGTTCGAGAAGTCGGGCCACCTCGACTGGTACGCCGAGGGCATGTACCCCCCCATGCAGCTCGACGAGGGCGTGGACTACTACCTCAAGCCCATGAACTGCCCGATGCACAACCTGATCTTCGACGCGCGCGGCCGGTCGTACCGTGAACTTCCGCTGCGCCTCTTCGAGTTCGGCACCGTGTACCGGTACGAGAAGTCCGGCGTCGTGCACGGCCTGACCCGCGCCCGCGGCTTCACCCAGGACGACGCGCACATCTACTGCACCAAGGAGCAGATGGCGGAGGAGCTCGACAAGACCCTCACCTTCGTCCTGAACCTGCTCCGCGACTACGGTCTGACCGACTTCTACCTGGAGCTGTCCACCAAGGACCCGGAGAAGTTCGTCGGCTCGGACGAGATCTGGGAGGAGGCCACCGCGGTCCTCCAGCAGGTCGCCGAGAAGCAGGGCCTCCCGCTGACCCCCGACCCGGGCGGCGCCGCGTTCTACGGCCCGAAGATCTCGGTGCAGGCGCGCGACGCCATCGGCCGCACCTGGCAGATGTCGACCGTGCAGCTCGACTTCAACCTGCCGGAGCGCTTCGACCTGGAGTACACCGCGCCGGACGGCACCAAGCAGCGCCCGGTCATGATCCACCGCGCGCTGTTCGGCTCGATCGAGCGCTTCTTCGCGGTGCTCCTGGAGCACTACGCGGGTGCGATGCCGCCGTGGCTGGCGCCCGTCCAGGCGACCGGCATCCCGATCGGCGACGCGCACGTCGACTACCTGCACGACTTCGCCGCCAAGGCGAAGAAGCAGGGCCTGCGGGTGGACGTCGACTCCTCCTCGGACCGGATGCAGAAGAAGATCCGGAACGCGCAGAAGCAGAAGGTCCCGTTCATGATCATCGCGGGTGACGAGGACATGGCCGCCGGCGCCGTCTCCTTCCGCTACCGCGACGGTTCGCAGGAGAACGGCATCCCCGCCGACGAGGCCATCGCCAAGATCGCCAAGATCGTCGAGGACCGCGTCCAGGTCTGA
- a CDS encoding DsbA family protein, whose translation MSDSTTAPASPVVLEAWFDLQCPDCFQALDDVRALREKYGDRLDVQLRHFPLAKHKHAYAAAQAAEEAVGQGKGWPYAEALLARTAELGERGESVLMEVATELGLDAEEFDTALIDGRHLLTVDADEAEGKAIKVTGTPTYVIDGERLDGGQSQDGLRERIEEIADRLLKA comes from the coding sequence ATGAGTGACTCCACCACCGCACCCGCCTCCCCCGTCGTCCTGGAGGCGTGGTTCGACCTCCAGTGCCCCGACTGCTTCCAGGCTCTCGACGACGTCCGCGCGCTCCGCGAGAAGTACGGCGACCGGCTCGACGTACAGCTGCGCCACTTCCCGCTCGCGAAGCACAAGCACGCGTACGCGGCCGCGCAGGCCGCCGAGGAGGCCGTCGGGCAGGGCAAGGGCTGGCCGTACGCGGAGGCGCTGCTCGCCAGGACCGCGGAGCTGGGCGAGCGCGGCGAGTCGGTGCTCATGGAGGTCGCCACCGAACTCGGTCTGGACGCCGAGGAGTTCGACACCGCCCTGATCGACGGCCGGCACCTCCTGACCGTCGACGCGGACGAGGCCGAGGGCAAGGCGATCAAGGTCACCGGCACGCCGACCTATGTCATCGACGGCGAGCGTCTGGACGGCGGCCAGAGCCAGGACGGCCTGCGCGAGCGCATCGAGGAGATCGCCGACCGCCTCCTGAAGGCCTGA
- a CDS encoding CGNR zinc finger domain-containing protein — protein MLIPHDTRIALDTVVDLMNTAPQGDRADELADIPGLATFVHAHKISGVGELGPDDLRAVREVREKFAAVFSAPEARIAAPLINQLVAGAGTTPQLTDHDGYDWHVHYFAPGASVADHLAADCGMALAFIVVAGEQERLRRCEAPDCGRAFVDLSRNRSRRYCDSRTCGNRLHVAAYRARRKEAAG, from the coding sequence GTGCTGATCCCTCACGACACCCGGATCGCCCTCGACACCGTCGTCGATCTGATGAACACCGCGCCCCAGGGCGACCGCGCCGACGAGCTCGCGGACATCCCGGGGCTGGCGACCTTCGTCCACGCCCACAAGATCAGCGGCGTGGGCGAGCTGGGCCCCGACGACCTGCGGGCCGTGCGCGAGGTGCGCGAGAAGTTCGCGGCGGTCTTCTCGGCCCCCGAGGCCCGAATCGCGGCCCCACTGATCAACCAGCTGGTGGCGGGTGCGGGCACCACGCCCCAGCTCACCGACCACGACGGCTACGACTGGCACGTGCACTACTTCGCGCCGGGCGCCTCGGTGGCGGACCACCTCGCGGCCGACTGCGGCATGGCGCTGGCGTTCATCGTGGTGGCGGGCGAGCAGGAGCGGCTTCGGCGCTGCGAGGCGCCGGACTGCGGCCGGGCCTTCGTCGACCTGTCCCGCAACCGCTCGCGCCGCTACTGCGACAGCCGCACCTGCGGCAACCGGCTGCACGTGGCCGCCTACCGGGCGCGCCGCAAGGAGGCCGCGGGCTGA